In the genome of Blastocatellia bacterium, the window AGCGCAGTCGGCAATCCGTATCTGTTCACCGCTCGCCGGTATGATCCTGAGACGGGTTTCTACTACTATCGCACCCGGTACTACGATCCGCTGGTCGGGCGCTTCATCACCCGCGATACAATCGGAATGTGGGGTGATGAAACTGAGTTTGGCAATGGGTATTCGTATGTTGGCAACGCTCCGGTTTCGTTGACTGACCCCTTCGGCCTGGCCAAAACCCTTATAAGCAGTAACTCCAACTCAGACAATTGCATCTGCGCAGGCGGGGCAGGAGACACCCCAGGG includes:
- a CDS encoding RHS repeat-associated core domain-containing protein, whose translation is MYDAYGRPSALSAVGNPYLFTARRYDPETGFYYYRTRYYDPLVGRFITRDTIGMWGDETEFGNGYSYVGNAPVSLTDPFGLAKTLISSNSNSDNCICAGGAGDTPGPLFVTTVKSIKSNSDNRIGVGGAGDTPGPLFVTTVRSTKSNSDNRIGVGGAGDTPGPLFVTTVKS